A portion of the Oxynema aestuarii AP17 genome contains these proteins:
- a CDS encoding DUF6531 domain-containing protein, translating into MPSGVFIVDGDFEVPLGTPITFFTNATDNIGVEGVQLFVDEVPVTLTANGTASYTPSELGTLTAKAVAVDAAGNLGESSIDIRVYDPNDLNPPIVELSPTLGEKPLTDFTDIIGTVTDDNLTNYVLSIAPASGGEFVEIASGNSQITNGKLAEFDPTLLQNDTYILRLTATDESGNSASTEQMVDVAGELKLGNFRLSFTDLEVPVAGIPINLTRTYDTLTTNQSDDFGYGWRLEFRDTDLRTSVGRDELYEQTGIPSVGFEEGTRVYVTLPGGKRTGFTFKPVMDPEIVKALRMGAPLPQSMIFYNPAFETDDGEQVTLSAQKTQLLYNQETGQYYHPSGSPYNPANSFFGGSYTLRTKEGIEYVIDGTTGDLLTVTDTNGNTLTYSDEGIFSSTGKSVTFERNASGRIVAAVDPEGNKIQYEYDENGDLVGVTDREENTTRFEYHEEREHYLEEIIDPLGRTGVRTEYDESGRLKRMLDVNGEAVELVYDPDNSTQTVLDVFGNPTTYVYDERGNIVQKVNAVGGISKQSYDKDNNLLSETDPEGNTIKYDYDSNGNLLAITDPLGNVARYTYNSLGQVLTKTDPLGNTITYTYDSRRNLLSTTNAQGKVIKQTTDEFGNVTSLTDADGNTTQFEYDSFGNVTRQIDVLGNETTYTYDNNGNQLTETVTVTTPEGKKTLVTKWTYDSKGNVLTKTDSSGHVIRHEYDQLGNLTALVEEGTKNRRTEYRYNEKGHLEETLYPDGTLERFVYDKAGRKVAVLDQQGQMTHFVYDALNRLIETIYPDDTPNNLSDNPRTKTEYSQAGQIKAKIDERGYRTEYEDDKTGRRTLMRDALNNETKYTYDSVGNRLSETNARNHTTKFVYDRVGRPIETHYADGSRTVTTYDAVGRKHSFTDQAGRTTYFVYDLLDRLVEVIHPDNTPDDLADNPRTKTEYNELGWVVAEIDERGNRNEYEYDTLGRVIESRSSCGCRRKTITYDEFGNQISETDQMGNTTRFVYDELGRLSETHFPDNTYTTTTYDNLGRVTSITDQVGKKTEFEYDPQGRLVAVVDALKQRTEYGYDFSGNLTSIKNANGDVTTYEYDELGRRVGTVLPEFQYSQTTYDAVGNLLSAKDFNQDSVSYEYDSLNHLTAERFPDGRSLEYTYTPTGLRHTVTEIEAGMTRTTTYKYDERDRLIERTESDGRKIEYTYDGAGNITSVTTSSGTTYYTYDRYNQLETVTTPDLGVTQYAYDKAGNLTRTEFPNGTIELREYDELNRLVFLKNLKVEPSTGQEVTLFSYRYTLNAAGQRTKVEENNGRVIEYTYDDLY; encoded by the coding sequence TTGCCTTCAGGCGTATTTATCGTAGATGGCGATTTTGAAGTCCCGTTAGGCACTCCCATCACTTTCTTTACTAATGCCACCGATAATATTGGCGTAGAAGGTGTCCAATTGTTTGTGGATGAAGTTCCCGTTACCTTAACTGCCAATGGAACAGCAAGTTACACCCCTTCAGAATTGGGAACGTTAACCGCTAAAGCAGTTGCGGTAGATGCGGCGGGAAATTTGGGTGAAAGTAGCATTGACATTCGGGTTTACGACCCCAATGACCTGAATCCTCCTATTGTAGAACTATCTCCCACCCTTGGAGAGAAACCGCTGACCGATTTTACCGATATTATTGGGACGGTAACGGATGACAACTTGACGAATTACGTCCTATCTATTGCACCTGCATCCGGTGGAGAGTTTGTCGAAATTGCATCGGGAAATTCTCAGATAACCAATGGGAAATTGGCAGAGTTTGACCCGACCCTGCTGCAAAATGATACTTACATTCTGCGGTTGACGGCGACGGATGAAAGTGGGAATAGTGCTTCGACAGAACAAATGGTGGATGTTGCTGGGGAGTTAAAATTAGGCAATTTCCGCTTATCGTTTACGGATTTGGAGGTTCCAGTAGCGGGGATTCCGATTAACCTGACGCGGACTTACGATACGCTAACCACGAACCAATCCGATGATTTTGGATATGGATGGCGCTTGGAGTTCCGGGATACAGATTTACGGACTTCTGTGGGACGGGATGAACTGTACGAACAGACGGGGATTCCTTCAGTTGGATTTGAGGAAGGTACGCGGGTTTACGTGACGTTACCCGGTGGGAAGCGGACTGGGTTTACGTTCAAACCTGTGATGGATCCGGAGATTGTCAAGGCGTTGCGGATGGGAGCACCTTTACCCCAAAGCATGATTTTCTACAATCCAGCGTTTGAGACGGATGATGGGGAACAGGTGACGTTGAGTGCTCAAAAAACTCAGTTGCTTTACAATCAGGAGACGGGTCAATACTATCATCCGAGTGGGTCGCCTTACAATCCAGCAAATTCGTTCTTTGGCGGGAGTTATACGCTGAGAACGAAGGAGGGTATTGAGTATGTGATTGATGGGACAACTGGCGATTTATTGACGGTGACGGATACGAATGGCAATACGCTGACTTATTCGGATGAGGGGATTTTCAGTTCTACTGGGAAGTCGGTGACGTTTGAGCGCAATGCGTCGGGTCGGATTGTGGCGGCAGTTGACCCGGAGGGGAATAAGATTCAGTATGAATATGATGAGAATGGGGATTTAGTTGGGGTTACGGATCGCGAGGAGAATACCACAAGGTTTGAGTATCATGAGGAACGAGAACATTACTTAGAAGAAATCATTGACCCGTTGGGACGAACTGGGGTACGGACCGAGTATGATGAGTCGGGTCGATTGAAGCGGATGCTGGATGTGAATGGCGAAGCGGTTGAGTTGGTTTATGACCCGGATAATTCGACTCAAACGGTGTTGGATGTGTTTGGGAACCCGACGACTTATGTGTATGATGAGCGGGGGAATATAGTTCAAAAAGTGAATGCAGTAGGAGGAATTAGCAAGCAGTCTTATGATAAAGACAATAACTTGCTAAGTGAAACTGACCCAGAGGGCAATACTATCAAATATGACTATGACAGTAATGGCAACTTGCTCGCCATAACCGATCCTCTTGGTAACGTAGCCCGATACACTTACAATAGTTTGGGGCAAGTCTTAACTAAAACTGACCCTCTAGGGAACACCATTACCTACACCTACGACAGTAGAAGAAACCTCCTCAGCACCACGAACGCACAAGGGAAAGTTATCAAGCAAACTACCGATGAGTTTGGTAATGTCACTTCTCTCACCGATGCCGACGGTAATACCACCCAATTTGAATACGATTCTTTTGGCAATGTCACTCGTCAAATTGATGTTTTGGGGAATGAAACGACTTACACTTATGACAACAATGGCAACCAACTTACTGAAACCGTTACTGTTACCACCCCTGAAGGTAAAAAGACACTGGTCACCAAATGGACATACGATAGCAAAGGGAATGTCTTGACAAAAACTGACTCATCGGGTCATGTCATCCGCCACGAATATGACCAATTGGGCAACCTAACCGCTCTGGTTGAAGAAGGTACAAAAAATCGTCGTACCGAATACCGTTATAACGAGAAAGGCCATCTTGAAGAAACCTTATATCCTGACGGAACATTAGAGCGGTTTGTTTACGATAAGGCAGGCCGAAAAGTGGCTGTCCTTGACCAACAAGGACAAATGACGCATTTCGTCTACGACGCTCTAAATCGACTAATAGAAACTATTTACCCAGATGATACACCTAACAATCTTTCCGACAACCCTAGAACTAAAACAGAATACAGCCAAGCTGGTCAAATTAAAGCTAAAATTGACGAGCGGGGGTATCGTACCGAGTACGAGGACGATAAAACAGGTCGTCGGACTCTTATGCGCGATGCTCTCAACAATGAAACTAAATACACCTACGATTCAGTGGGAAATCGGTTAAGCGAAACAAACGCTCGGAACCACACGACCAAGTTTGTTTACGATCGCGTCGGTCGTCCAATTGAAACTCACTATGCCGATGGCAGTCGCACTGTCACTACTTATGATGCGGTGGGACGCAAACATTCTTTCACAGACCAAGCAGGTCGTACTACCTATTTTGTTTATGACTTGCTCGATCGCTTAGTGGAAGTCATCCATCCAGACAATACCCCAGATGACTTAGCAGATAACCCCAGAACCAAAACTGAATACAACGAACTCGGTTGGGTCGTAGCTGAGATTGACGAACGAGGTAATCGAAATGAGTACGAATACGATACGTTAGGTCGCGTAATTGAATCTCGCAGCAGTTGCGGTTGCCGTCGCAAAACAATAACTTACGATGAGTTTGGCAATCAAATTAGCGAGACTGACCAAATGGGAAATACGACTCGCTTTGTCTATGACGAGTTGGGTCGCTTGAGCGAAACACACTTTCCCGATAATACCTACACCACAACAACTTACGACAACTTAGGGCGCGTCACCTCGATAACTGACCAGGTTGGCAAGAAAACAGAGTTTGAATACGATCCTCAAGGACGACTCGTAGCTGTGGTAGATGCTCTGAAACAACGAACTGAGTACGGCTACGATTTCAGTGGCAACTTAACCAGCATCAAAAATGCTAACGGCGATGTTACCACTTACGAATACGATGAATTGGGACGTCGAGTGGGAACAGTGTTGCCCGAATTCCAATACTCTCAAACTACCTACGATGCTGTAGGAAACCTTCTGAGTGCAAAGGATTTCAACCAAGATAGCGTTTCCTACGAATACGATTCGCTTAACCATCTAACTGCTGAACGTTTCCCCGATGGCAGGTCCCTTGAATACACCTACACACCTACTGGATTGCGCCACACAGTAACGGAAATCGAGGCAGGAATGACTCGGACAACCACTTATAAGTACGACGAGCGCGATCGACTTATCGAGCGCACTGAATCGGATGGGCGTAAGATAGAGTACACTTATGATGGGGCTGGCAATATTACCTCAGTAACAACTTCCTCTGGTACGACATATTATACTTACGACAGGTACAATCAACTTGAAACCGTTACCACTCCTGACTTAGGGGTGACGCAATACGCTTATGACAAAGCTGGCAACCTCACCCGAACGGAATTCCCTAATGGCACGATTGAACTTCGCGAGTACGACGAATTAAATCGTCTAGTCTTCTTGAAAAATTTAAAGGTCGAACCCAGTACGGGTCAAGAAGTGACACTTTTTAGTTACCGATATACCTTAAACGCAGCAGGACAGCGGACAAAGGTGGAGGAAAATAACGGTCGAGTAATTGAGTACACCTATGACGACTTGTACTGA
- a CDS encoding pentapeptide repeat-containing protein, whose protein sequence is MMDGEELLRRYDAGERDFRAIILQHTDLSNVKLDSVNLSGACFYHVNLQSANLKNVNLSSTEWSDCNLSVMQFWLCNLKDATIEQCDLESARFFDCDLRGIRISLSNVSRAAFIRVNFQDAKLGGSGEDPCEFWDVIRPDGVFISGFTYHIT, encoded by the coding sequence ATGATGGATGGGGAAGAACTGCTCAGACGCTACGATGCGGGAGAGAGAGATTTTCGAGCAATTATTTTGCAGCATACTGACTTAAGCAATGTTAAGTTAGATTCGGTCAATCTAAGCGGTGCTTGCTTTTACCATGTCAACCTTCAGAGTGCTAACTTAAAAAATGTTAACTTAAGCAGTACCGAATGGTCGGACTGTAATTTATCGGTTATGCAATTCTGGTTATGTAATCTGAAAGATGCTACGATCGAGCAGTGTGATTTGGAGAGTGCCAGATTTTTTGACTGCGATCTCAGAGGTATAAGAATTAGTCTTTCAAATGTAAGCCGTGCTGCTTTTATTAGAGTAAATTTTCAAGATGCTAAGTTGGGTGGTTCTGGCGAAGATCCTTGTGAATTCTGGGATGTTATTCGACCGGACGGAGTTTTTATATCCGGTTTTACTTACCATATAACTTGA
- a CDS encoding DNA/RNA non-specific endonuclease, translated as MSKDEIQEFSYPNDGWGEYLKTKRVSVEQENNPIPGMRGDFAVPTLFNGNFDAIVYKYSSQNIPSWYIDTPTNPLKQSALIDVAGIPGSTGLPNYALQLGGGNPTQATHDWFMVPDWGNLRFDVFAPVESGELNVKLETIEGQSKNVTIALDRDADFLIDETNSREIPIVKEIYSEIENQIGFGRKGFETFQLKLHLSDSEIAEFRGKPAKISFSLQGGDFVYIDNVFFKSDFLAIANPTEARWNLESSTSVNNLLLEKPQYALSYNADTKLANWVGWKVDKTWVTQPQPEPGEFPTGLLRRPEFIADPDLLASGLSSYDANIFTGLGMDRGHLAPDRDKRRHPKDQLSTYLTTNLIAQSMDNNRFFVSGSDNPRDASAWFNIEDKVVFPRAAQGEELYIFAGAFGNNDNSQPRTNVPELLNLNVNRGNTNPDNLVSQEIHIPKWTWKSIIALEQPGADITSSNIEGFAYITPNRAEPDWNNVSSEGIANPLNVFSQFLNNNRGNITNPTDWRNPDTWRVTIPELTHILNERNRVRDYDFNFDFLSNLPETIQQTLNS; from the coding sequence TTGAGCAAAGACGAAATTCAAGAATTCAGCTATCCCAATGACGGCTGGGGAGAATATTTAAAAACTAAGCGAGTTTCAGTCGAACAAGAAAACAATCCTATACCTGGAATGCGGGGGGATTTTGCCGTTCCCACTCTATTTAATGGAAATTTTGATGCCATTGTTTATAAGTACAGCAGCCAAAATATTCCTAGTTGGTACATTGATACGCCTACTAACCCCTTGAAACAAAGCGCTTTAATTGATGTGGCAGGTATTCCCGGTTCTACTGGTCTTCCAAATTATGCTTTGCAACTGGGAGGAGGCAACCCAACTCAAGCTACTCATGATTGGTTCATGGTTCCGGATTGGGGAAATTTACGATTTGATGTTTTTGCTCCTGTTGAGAGTGGAGAACTCAATGTTAAACTTGAAACAATAGAGGGTCAAAGCAAAAATGTTACCATCGCTCTCGATCGAGATGCAGACTTTTTAATTGACGAAACTAATAGCCGAGAAATTCCGATCGTTAAAGAAATTTACTCAGAAATTGAAAATCAAATAGGATTTGGCCGCAAAGGTTTTGAAACTTTTCAACTCAAGTTACATCTTTCTGATTCAGAAATAGCCGAGTTTCGAGGGAAACCTGCAAAAATAAGTTTTTCTTTACAGGGTGGGGATTTCGTTTACATAGATAACGTTTTCTTTAAGAGTGATTTCCTCGCAATTGCCAATCCTACAGAGGCTAGATGGAATCTGGAAAGTAGCACTTCTGTCAACAATTTGTTACTAGAAAAGCCACAATACGCTCTGTCTTACAATGCCGATACTAAACTTGCAAATTGGGTAGGGTGGAAAGTAGACAAAACATGGGTGACACAACCACAACCCGAACCGGGAGAATTCCCAACAGGATTACTAAGAAGACCTGAATTTATAGCTGACCCTGATTTATTAGCGAGTGGCCTGTCCAGCTATGATGCAAATATTTTTACAGGATTGGGAATGGATCGAGGACATTTGGCTCCCGATCGCGATAAACGAAGACACCCCAAAGACCAGTTATCAACCTACCTCACAACTAATTTGATTGCCCAATCAATGGATAATAATCGATTTTTTGTGTCGGGAAGTGACAATCCCAGAGATGCTTCTGCTTGGTTCAATATAGAAGATAAAGTGGTGTTTCCACGGGCTGCTCAGGGGGAAGAGCTTTATATTTTTGCTGGAGCTTTTGGCAATAATGATAATTCTCAACCAAGAACAAATGTACCCGAATTACTTAACCTGAATGTAAATAGGGGAAATACAAACCCTGACAATTTAGTCAGCCAAGAAATTCACATTCCTAAATGGACGTGGAAAAGTATCATCGCCTTAGAACAGCCAGGAGCCGATATTACTTCGTCAAACATAGAAGGTTTCGCATATATAACCCCCAATAGAGCGGAACCAGATTGGAATAATGTATCCTCAGAAGGGATTGCCAATCCACTGAATGTATTTTCCCAGTTTTTGAACAACAATCGCGGGAACATCACTAATCCAACGGATTGGAGAAACCCAGATACCTGGCGAGTCACTATTCCAGAACTGACCCACATTCTGAATGAGCGTAACCGAGTTCGCGATTATGACTTTAATTTTGATTTCCTGTCAAATCTACCAGAAACTATTCAGCAGACTTTGAATAGCTAA
- a CDS encoding IS630 family transposase: MNIIDELDNFIENTTNTKEMKRALAAKMKLSGQPSKKIEEILNVSSSFVSQWKNKAIFEGVESLNLQYKGSKGYLKPEEKTQITSWIRQQEYLRLSDLKRYLQQEYNVIYSSNQSYYDLLKAAGMSWKKSQKKNPAKDEKLVKKKEEEIQKKLKDWEEDIKAGKLAVFMIDECHLLWGDVLGFVWGRKDIRVEIPIKNQKSRQSYYGALDYQTHEFILQEYPKADTDNTIQFIQYLREQRPGQKLAIFWDGARYHDSQQFRDFLKELNEGLEEDEWLITCTKFAPNAPEQNPVEDIWLQTKNFLRTFYFLCDSFKRVKELFKIFADGQVFDFPKLYSYGFLPQMT; encoded by the coding sequence ATGAATATCATAGACGAGCTAGATAATTTCATTGAAAATACCACAAATACCAAAGAAATGAAGAGAGCATTGGCAGCCAAAATGAAATTATCTGGTCAACCCTCTAAGAAAATTGAAGAAATATTAAATGTTTCTTCGAGCTTCGTTAGTCAATGGAAAAATAAAGCAATTTTTGAGGGTGTTGAGAGTTTGAATCTTCAATACAAAGGAAGTAAAGGCTATCTAAAACCGGAAGAAAAAACACAAATCACTTCATGGATAAGACAACAAGAGTATTTGAGATTGTCTGACTTAAAACGATATTTGCAGCAAGAATACAACGTGATTTATTCTTCAAATCAAAGTTATTATGACTTGCTGAAAGCGGCTGGCATGAGCTGGAAAAAGTCGCAAAAAAAGAATCCAGCCAAAGATGAAAAGCTAGTCAAAAAAAAAGAAGAAGAAATTCAAAAGAAGCTTAAGGACTGGGAAGAGGATATCAAAGCTGGAAAGCTTGCTGTGTTTATGATTGATGAATGTCATCTTCTTTGGGGAGACGTCTTGGGTTTTGTTTGGGGAAGAAAAGATATAAGAGTCGAAATTCCCATTAAAAACCAAAAAAGTCGCCAAAGTTATTATGGCGCTTTAGATTACCAAACTCATGAATTTATTCTTCAAGAATACCCGAAAGCCGATACCGACAATACCATTCAGTTTATACAATACTTACGAGAACAAAGACCGGGACAAAAATTAGCCATTTTTTGGGATGGTGCCAGGTATCACGACTCTCAACAATTTCGAGATTTTTTAAAAGAGCTAAATGAAGGCTTAGAAGAAGATGAATGGTTGATTACTTGTACGAAGTTTGCTCCGAATGCTCCCGAGCAAAATCCAGTTGAAGATATTTGGCTGCAAACTAAAAATTTCTTGAGAACATTTTATTTTTTATGTGATTCATTTAAAAGAGTTAAAGAGCTATTCAAGATATTTGCTGATGGCCAAGTTTTTGATTTCCCTAAGCTATATTCTTATGGATTTTTGCCACAAATGACTTAG
- a CDS encoding YncE family protein translates to MLDVPTQPVPDTQPVLERLQLQYDEQQGRVLYLEGRNFGTNLDDLEVNFHLGGKVYPGTILAPLSQPEQERIAVTTDFVPLAEAEVSLKRTTHSVIDTQTETETERVKIPIDGCVEMAMVPRQTSDTISLVNTLNPEQVIAQTDSKDLLLADIPVGSPNREDGPRAIAATSNASRAYVTLNKSAQVALVDLTAFKQLDAQPNVEGINGIDLPSHAIPSAIAIDSRDEYAYVADWKTGAIYVIDINPSSDFYNQYIGTIEVENASLGLRQLAMSSDGTRLFATTPGGSDTGRGQILVFNIDPRDRPDNPADPNQNTRKWHQQIGRVEGGYGVEGLAATYDPTKMVFTSRGEEPKGYGVLTILNNDPLSFEAVTHYAQLTLGGLTDYFDVNEAVSVAVMYDEESGTDYAFVAGRNGRMIGSGIESVDGSKAGGNIGIIKDALGPNPTLVAATRPIPNGFTNGVSLSSDNKYLTASYPGIDSTFVFNVKEMLQTVNSTPLEVFEEKPIDDINPSISLAADFKDIGNAIDSFTRKIPYGVPNNSHTGPISLGGGSPFSVATASSRPIVNLQNPIGVFDEETLTPTFKWNFNGEGDETDVCATPVDEDDVKEVRLYVSVFPEGEGLLPRDIWPELDSPTPGRDYNPNRILTATWKEGVWTWNGGSQAGAKDQFTLPDDRMLTAGQEYYWAVEAVINGSPTPVVEDSQFKTPLPPSPSSSPFTSVTVLTRGVEPQNDEEHNRLLNSQINALASKIQEAGGSVMKYNPSTGGWQSVTLNGNSWVATNTTPIEEKPLVLLADWMQGLDASSFYNGGFAEAAADSMFASLVKLDQQYGGKVGEGSGLYDANGNLIRTQGDIFNSPLHFIGLGQGAVVNTEMIQRLGTYFPNAGGTNASNRDLQMTTIDPYDYDPTFPEPVFSTVLDPEVVVWDNVTYADNYSNPKSFVAKIHKNIA, encoded by the coding sequence GTGCTTGATGTGCCAACTCAACCCGTACCCGATACTCAACCCGTTCTGGAACGGCTCCAACTTCAGTATGACGAACAACAAGGACGAGTGTTGTATTTAGAAGGTCGTAATTTCGGAACGAATCTCGATGATTTGGAGGTAAATTTCCACCTGGGAGGTAAAGTCTATCCGGGTACTATACTTGCGCCTTTGAGCCAGCCAGAGCAAGAACGAATTGCGGTAACGACGGATTTTGTTCCGCTGGCTGAAGCGGAGGTTTCTCTGAAAAGAACGACTCATTCAGTGATAGATACTCAAACGGAAACGGAAACGGAACGGGTCAAAATACCGATTGATGGTTGTGTGGAAATGGCGATGGTGCCGCGTCAGACAAGTGATACGATTAGTCTGGTCAACACGCTCAATCCGGAACAAGTTATCGCGCAGACGGATAGTAAAGATTTACTGTTAGCGGATATTCCTGTGGGGTCGCCAAACAGAGAAGATGGACCGAGAGCTATCGCTGCAACTAGCAATGCTTCTCGCGCTTATGTGACTCTGAATAAGTCGGCACAGGTGGCTCTCGTTGATTTGACGGCTTTCAAACAGTTGGATGCTCAACCTAATGTGGAAGGAATCAATGGGATTGATTTGCCTTCTCATGCGATTCCCAGTGCAATTGCGATCGACAGTCGGGATGAATACGCTTATGTGGCGGATTGGAAAACTGGGGCGATTTACGTTATTGATATCAATCCCAGTTCGGATTTTTACAATCAGTACATTGGTACGATTGAAGTCGAGAATGCGAGTCTGGGTTTGCGTCAACTGGCGATGAGCAGTGATGGGACGCGGTTGTTCGCTACAACTCCAGGGGGGTCTGATACGGGACGGGGACAAATTTTAGTGTTTAATATTGACCCTCGCGATCGGCCTGACAATCCGGCTGACCCCAATCAAAATACTCGCAAATGGCATCAACAAATTGGTCGGGTTGAAGGGGGTTATGGAGTGGAAGGACTGGCGGCTACTTACGACCCTACGAAGATGGTGTTTACTAGCCGGGGTGAGGAGCCAAAAGGGTATGGTGTGCTGACTATTCTCAATAATGACCCGCTAAGTTTTGAGGCGGTTACTCATTACGCTCAGTTAACTTTAGGCGGTTTGACCGATTATTTTGATGTCAATGAAGCGGTGTCTGTGGCGGTGATGTATGATGAGGAAAGTGGCACGGATTATGCTTTTGTTGCAGGTCGTAATGGTCGAATGATTGGCAGTGGAATCGAGAGTGTGGATGGCTCGAAAGCCGGTGGCAATATTGGGATTATTAAGGATGCTTTGGGACCCAATCCGACTTTGGTGGCGGCGACGCGACCGATTCCCAATGGATTTACGAATGGGGTGTCGCTTTCGAGCGATAATAAGTATTTGACGGCGAGTTATCCGGGGATTGATAGTACCTTTGTTTTTAATGTGAAGGAGATGCTCCAGACGGTTAATAGTACGCCACTGGAGGTGTTTGAGGAGAAGCCGATTGATGATATCAATCCGTCTATTAGTCTGGCGGCTGATTTTAAGGATATTGGGAATGCGATCGATTCTTTTACGAGGAAGATTCCTTATGGAGTTCCTAATAATTCTCACACCGGGCCGATTTCTTTGGGGGGAGGAAGTCCGTTTAGTGTGGCAACGGCGTCTTCTCGACCGATTGTCAATCTGCAAAATCCGATTGGGGTGTTTGATGAGGAGACTTTGACGCCGACGTTTAAGTGGAATTTTAATGGGGAGGGTGATGAGACGGATGTTTGTGCAACTCCTGTTGACGAGGATGATGTAAAAGAGGTGAGGCTTTATGTAAGTGTGTTTCCTGAAGGGGAGGGGTTGTTACCAAGGGATATTTGGCCGGAATTAGACTCACCCACTCCAGGAAGGGATTACAATCCGAATCGCATTTTGACGGCGACTTGGAAAGAGGGGGTGTGGACTTGGAATGGGGGTTCTCAAGCGGGTGCTAAAGACCAATTTACACTGCCTGATGACCGGATGTTGACGGCGGGCCAAGAGTATTATTGGGCGGTTGAAGCGGTGATTAATGGCTCACCGACGCCGGTTGTTGAGGATAGTCAGTTTAAAACTCCCTTACCGCCAAGTCCTTCATCCAGTCCGTTTACGAGTGTGACGGTATTGACTCGCGGTGTAGAACCACAGAATGATGAAGAACATAACCGCTTGCTTAACAGTCAAATTAATGCTCTTGCCAGTAAAATTCAAGAAGCAGGCGGTTCGGTGATGAAATACAATCCCTCCACTGGGGGATGGCAATCTGTCACCTTAAACGGGAATAGTTGGGTAGCGACTAACACAACACCTATAGAAGAAAAACCACTGGTATTGTTAGCCGATTGGATGCAGGGTCTCGATGCCAGCAGTTTCTATAACGGAGGTTTTGCAGAAGCTGCGGCTGATTCAATGTTTGCTTCCTTGGTGAAACTCGACCAACAATATGGTGGTAAAGTTGGAGAGGGGTCTGGTCTTTATGATGCTAATGGCAATCTTATCCGTACCCAAGGAGATATTTTTAACTCGCCATTGCATTTTATTGGATTGGGTCAAGGTGCGGTTGTCAATACGGAAATGATTCAGCGGTTGGGGACGTATTTTCCGAATGCTGGGGGAACCAACGCTTCTAATCGCGACCTCCAAATGACTACAATCGATCCGTATGATTACGACCCGACTTTTCCAGAACCCGTTTTCAGCACTGTCCTCGATCCGGAAGTGGTAGTGTGGGACAATGTGACTTATGCGGATAACTATAGCAATCCTAAGTCATTTGTGGCAAAAATCCATAAGAATATAGCTTAG